In Nicotiana tabacum cultivar K326 chromosome 17, ASM71507v2, whole genome shotgun sequence, one DNA window encodes the following:
- the LOC107791447 gene encoding eukaryotic translation initiation factor 2 subunit gamma isoform X1 yields MLKKMAQKEIIMEQDLRKLDVTKLHPLSPEVISRQPTINIGLIGHVAHGKTTVVRAISGIQTTRFKCELERNITVKLGYANAKIYKCEDESCPWPLCYKSYGSAKEDNPPCDVPGFKNCKMKLLRHISFVDCPGHEILMTRMLSGATIMDGAFLLIAANESCPQPQTLEHLSAVDILKLQNLIILQNKVDTIQQDQARNQYKAIREFLKGTVAEGAPVVPISAQLNYNIDAVCEYIARIPIPKRDFVSPPRMVVIRSFDVNKPGCGIDDMKGGVVGGSIIKGVLKVNQMVELRPGILDKTADGKTICRPIYSRIVSLFAEQNKLQFAVPGGLIGVGTSMDPSLSRSDMLVGQVLGDVGTLPEVYIELKIRKIKLLRRLVGVEEKESEKHVANLVKGEVLMLNILSMATGAQVIKVRNNSAKLQLTAPVCTGIGEKVVLSRRVGGHWRLIGWGEIEDGVALDVPPTPADILFTV; encoded by the exons ATGTTGAAGAAGATGGCTCAGAAAGAGATAATAATGGAGCAGGATTTAAGAAAGCTGGATGTAACGAAACTACATCCACTTTCACCTGAAGTTATATCCAGGCAGCCTACAATCAACATTG GCCTCATTGGCCATGTAGCACATGGCAAAACCACTGTTGTCAGGGCAATCTCTGGTATCCAG ACTACTCGATTCAAATGTGAACTGGAGCGTAACATAACTGTGAAACTTGGATACGCAAATGCAAAGATATACAAATGTGAGGATGAAAGTTGCCCGTGGCCTTTATGCTACAA GTCATATGGAAGTGCTAAAGAAGATAATCCTCCATGTGATGTTCCTGGATTCAAGAACTGCAAGATGAAACTGCTCAGACACATTTCTTTTGTAGATTGCCCG GGGCATGAGATACTGATGACTAGAATGCTGAGCGGGGCAACAATTATGGATGGAGCTTTCCTTCTAATAGCTGCCAATGAAAGTTGTCCTCAGCCCCAGACTCTAGAGCATTTATCTGCTGTTGACATCTTGAAGCTCCAAAACCTAATCATTCTTCAGAACAAAGTTGACACTATACAGCAGGATCAAGCTAGAAATCAGTATAAAGCAATCCGTGAATTTCTGAAG GGAACAGTTGCAGAAGGTGCACCAGTTGTACCTATTTCCGCGCAGCTTAATTACAACATTGATGCTGTTTGTGAATATATTGCAAGGATTCCCATTCCTAAGAGAGATTTTGTATCACCTCCCCGTATGGTTGTGATTCGATCTTTCGATGTGAATAAGCCTGGTTGTGGGATTGATGACATGAAGGGTGGTGTTGTAGGTGGAAGTATCATTAAG GGTGTTCTAAAAGTAAATCAGATGGTTGAGCTTCGTCCAGGCATCCTTGACAAAACTGCAGATGGAAAAACCATCTGTAGACCAATATATTCCAGAATTGTGTCATTATTTGCAGAGCAGAATAAGCTTCAGTTTGCTGTGCCAGGAGGCCTTATTGGGGTTGGCACATCAATGGATCCTTCCCTATCACGCAGCGATATGCTTGTTGGTCAagtccttggagacgttggtaCACTCCCTGAAGTGTATATTGAACTTAAG ATCAGGAAAATTAAACTTCTGCGTCGGCTTGTAGGGGTTGAGGAAAAAGAGTCAGAAAAGCATGTGGCGAATCTGGTGAAGGGTGAAGTATTAATGCTGAATATATTGTCCATGGCAACTGGGGCTCAAGTCATTAAAGTGAGAAATAACAGCGCGAAATTGCAACTAACTGCACCTGTATGCACTGGCATAGGCGAGAAGGTGGTGCTCAGCCGTCGAGTTGGTGGCCACTGGCGTCTCATTGGGTGGGGTGAGATTGAAGACGGAGTGGCACTAGATGTGCCACCCACACCTGCAGATATTCTCTTTACAGTGTGA
- the LOC142171710 gene encoding uncharacterized protein LOC142171710 has protein sequence MNNQIDGPWSILGDFNVIMETNEKKGGRLHRLSKSLKFQMWFTVERISHGLMVEKQKRKRILQRLDRVFYNDAWSSTFNISIVCYLPRIGSDHNVLLLNCSKSVTPPIKYFKFLNFWVDHPNFMDAVKGCWDEYVQGNVMYSLHQKLKSLAHYLSRWSKEYIGNVFDKIDELEQKVDQMEFRYAHDSESNRTRLHCLYAEQIRWMNMENAIL, from the coding sequence ATGAACAACCAGATTGATGGCCCTTGGTCCATTTTGGGTGATTTTAATGTTATTATGGAAACCAATGAAAAGAAAGGAGGACGACTTCATAGACTTAGTAAAAGTCTAAAATTTCAGATGTGGTTTACAGTGGAAAGGATTTCACATGGACTAATggtagaaaaacaaaaaaggaaaaggattCTTCAAAGGCTCGACAGAGTTTTTTACAATGATGCATGGTCTTCTACTTTTAATATCTCAATTGTGTGTTACCTCCCTAGAATTGGTTCTGATCATAATGTACTACTCCTAAATTGCTCAAAATCAGTCACTCCAcctattaaatattttaaatttttaaatttttgggtGGACCATCCGAATTTTATGGATGCTGTAAAGGGATGctgggatgaatatgtacaaggGAATGTTATGTACTCTCTACATCAAAAACTTAAAAGTCTAGCTCACTATCTTAGTAGATGGTCTAAAGAATATATTGGTAATGTCTTTGATAAGATAGATGAGCTGGAGCAGAAGGTTGATCAGATGGAATTCAGATATGCTCATGACAGTGAATCTAATAGGACTAGGCTTCACTGTTTATATGCTGAGCAGATCAGATGGATGAATATGGAGAATGCCATCCTTTGA
- the LOC107791447 gene encoding uncharacterized protein LOC107791447 isoform X2: MAKPLLSGQSLVSRSYGSAKEDNPPCDVPGFKNCKMKLLRHISFVDCPGHEILMTRMLSGATIMDGAFLLIAANESCPQPQTLEHLSAVDILKLQNLIILQNKVDTIQQDQARNQYKAIREFLKGTVAEGAPVVPISAQLNYNIDAVCEYIARIPIPKRDFVSPPRMVVIRSFDVNKPGCGIDDMKGGVVGGSIIKGVLKVNQMVELRPGILDKTADGKTICRPIYSRIVSLFAEQNKLQFAVPGGLIGVGTSMDPSLSRSDMLVGQVLGDVGTLPEVYIELKIRKIKLLRRLVGVEEKESEKHVANLVKGEVLMLNILSMATGAQVIKVRNNSAKLQLTAPVCTGIGEKVVLSRRVGGHWRLIGWGEIEDGVALDVPPTPADILFTV, translated from the exons ATGGCAAAACCACTGTTGTCAGGGCAATCTCTGGTATCCAG GTCATATGGAAGTGCTAAAGAAGATAATCCTCCATGTGATGTTCCTGGATTCAAGAACTGCAAGATGAAACTGCTCAGACACATTTCTTTTGTAGATTGCCCG GGGCATGAGATACTGATGACTAGAATGCTGAGCGGGGCAACAATTATGGATGGAGCTTTCCTTCTAATAGCTGCCAATGAAAGTTGTCCTCAGCCCCAGACTCTAGAGCATTTATCTGCTGTTGACATCTTGAAGCTCCAAAACCTAATCATTCTTCAGAACAAAGTTGACACTATACAGCAGGATCAAGCTAGAAATCAGTATAAAGCAATCCGTGAATTTCTGAAG GGAACAGTTGCAGAAGGTGCACCAGTTGTACCTATTTCCGCGCAGCTTAATTACAACATTGATGCTGTTTGTGAATATATTGCAAGGATTCCCATTCCTAAGAGAGATTTTGTATCACCTCCCCGTATGGTTGTGATTCGATCTTTCGATGTGAATAAGCCTGGTTGTGGGATTGATGACATGAAGGGTGGTGTTGTAGGTGGAAGTATCATTAAG GGTGTTCTAAAAGTAAATCAGATGGTTGAGCTTCGTCCAGGCATCCTTGACAAAACTGCAGATGGAAAAACCATCTGTAGACCAATATATTCCAGAATTGTGTCATTATTTGCAGAGCAGAATAAGCTTCAGTTTGCTGTGCCAGGAGGCCTTATTGGGGTTGGCACATCAATGGATCCTTCCCTATCACGCAGCGATATGCTTGTTGGTCAagtccttggagacgttggtaCACTCCCTGAAGTGTATATTGAACTTAAG ATCAGGAAAATTAAACTTCTGCGTCGGCTTGTAGGGGTTGAGGAAAAAGAGTCAGAAAAGCATGTGGCGAATCTGGTGAAGGGTGAAGTATTAATGCTGAATATATTGTCCATGGCAACTGGGGCTCAAGTCATTAAAGTGAGAAATAACAGCGCGAAATTGCAACTAACTGCACCTGTATGCACTGGCATAGGCGAGAAGGTGGTGCTCAGCCGTCGAGTTGGTGGCCACTGGCGTCTCATTGGGTGGGGTGAGATTGAAGACGGAGTGGCACTAGATGTGCCACCCACACCTGCAGATATTCTCTTTACAGTGTGA
- the LOC107791447 gene encoding uncharacterized protein LOC107791447 isoform X3, with protein MLKKMAQKEIIMEQDLRKLDVTKLHPLSPEVISRQPTINIGLIGHVAHGKTTVVRAISGIQTTRFKCELERNITVKLGYANAKIYKCEDESCPWPLCYKSYGSAKEDNPPCDVPGFKNCKMKLLRHISFVDCPGHEILMTRMLSGATIMDGAFLLIAANESCPQPQTLEHLSAVDILKLQNLIILQNKVDTIQQDQARNQYKAIREFLKGTVAEGAPVVPISAQLNYNIDAVCEYIARIPIPKRDFVSPPRMVVIRSFDVNKPGCGIDDMKGGVVGGSIIKGVLKVNQMVELRPGILDKTADGKTICRPIYSRIVSLFAEQNKLQFAVPGGLIGVGTSMDPSLSRSDMLVGQVLGDVGTLPEVYIELKGLRKKSQKSMWRIW; from the exons ATGTTGAAGAAGATGGCTCAGAAAGAGATAATAATGGAGCAGGATTTAAGAAAGCTGGATGTAACGAAACTACATCCACTTTCACCTGAAGTTATATCCAGGCAGCCTACAATCAACATTG GCCTCATTGGCCATGTAGCACATGGCAAAACCACTGTTGTCAGGGCAATCTCTGGTATCCAG ACTACTCGATTCAAATGTGAACTGGAGCGTAACATAACTGTGAAACTTGGATACGCAAATGCAAAGATATACAAATGTGAGGATGAAAGTTGCCCGTGGCCTTTATGCTACAA GTCATATGGAAGTGCTAAAGAAGATAATCCTCCATGTGATGTTCCTGGATTCAAGAACTGCAAGATGAAACTGCTCAGACACATTTCTTTTGTAGATTGCCCG GGGCATGAGATACTGATGACTAGAATGCTGAGCGGGGCAACAATTATGGATGGAGCTTTCCTTCTAATAGCTGCCAATGAAAGTTGTCCTCAGCCCCAGACTCTAGAGCATTTATCTGCTGTTGACATCTTGAAGCTCCAAAACCTAATCATTCTTCAGAACAAAGTTGACACTATACAGCAGGATCAAGCTAGAAATCAGTATAAAGCAATCCGTGAATTTCTGAAG GGAACAGTTGCAGAAGGTGCACCAGTTGTACCTATTTCCGCGCAGCTTAATTACAACATTGATGCTGTTTGTGAATATATTGCAAGGATTCCCATTCCTAAGAGAGATTTTGTATCACCTCCCCGTATGGTTGTGATTCGATCTTTCGATGTGAATAAGCCTGGTTGTGGGATTGATGACATGAAGGGTGGTGTTGTAGGTGGAAGTATCATTAAG GGTGTTCTAAAAGTAAATCAGATGGTTGAGCTTCGTCCAGGCATCCTTGACAAAACTGCAGATGGAAAAACCATCTGTAGACCAATATATTCCAGAATTGTGTCATTATTTGCAGAGCAGAATAAGCTTCAGTTTGCTGTGCCAGGAGGCCTTATTGGGGTTGGCACATCAATGGATCCTTCCCTATCACGCAGCGATATGCTTGTTGGTCAagtccttggagacgttggtaCACTCCCTGAAGTGTATATTGAACTTAAG GGGTTGAGGAAAAAGAGTCAGAAAAGCATGTGGCGAATCTGGTGA